A region from the Methylocystis iwaonis genome encodes:
- a CDS encoding DUF4167 domain-containing protein, producing the protein MRGRSGRKGPNPLTRSYESNGPDVKIRGTAQHIAEKYLQLARDAQSSGDTIMAESLLQHAEHYFRLIAAAQLAQQQASGYGRPPMEAEVELEDDDDFAALPDRFAPLSERLPQPVYQGQPQQQPFAPQQPQPQPHYAQQQPQPQPYEERPIGEMRAERPERAERPERPERADRQERMERQERMERPERMERPERGERPPRPERPPFRERSAEGEPRRFERGRDRRFQRPEASDEPPPGLPSFITAPPARAPVAAEGEAPEAGFAPAERPQAREHEGVNFHLNPRRRRRPRAQLDEAASEAREEAAQPTELPLEPDRL; encoded by the coding sequence ATGCGGGGGCGCAGCGGCCGGAAAGGGCCGAACCCACTGACGCGCTCTTACGAGTCGAACGGTCCAGACGTCAAAATCCGCGGCACCGCCCAGCATATCGCCGAGAAATATTTGCAGCTCGCGCGCGACGCGCAGTCCTCTGGCGACACGATCATGGCCGAGAGCCTGTTGCAGCACGCCGAGCATTATTTCCGCCTCATCGCCGCCGCGCAGCTCGCGCAGCAGCAGGCAAGCGGCTACGGCCGCCCGCCAATGGAGGCGGAAGTCGAGCTGGAGGACGACGACGATTTCGCCGCCCTGCCCGATCGCTTCGCGCCGCTCTCCGAGCGCTTGCCGCAGCCGGTTTATCAAGGGCAGCCGCAGCAGCAGCCTTTCGCGCCGCAGCAGCCGCAGCCGCAACCCCATTACGCGCAGCAGCAACCCCAGCCGCAGCCCTATGAGGAGCGGCCGATCGGAGAAATGCGCGCTGAGCGGCCGGAACGCGCGGAGCGGCCCGAACGGCCCGAGCGTGCGGATCGGCAAGAACGCATGGAGCGGCAAGAACGCATGGAGCGGCCAGAGCGGATGGAGCGGCCAGAGCGCGGCGAGCGACCGCCGCGGCCGGAGCGCCCGCCCTTCCGCGAGCGCAGCGCCGAAGGCGAGCCGCGCCGCTTCGAACGCGGCCGCGACCGCCGCTTCCAGCGGCCCGAGGCTAGTGACGAACCGCCGCCCGGCCTGCCCTCCTTCATCACCGCGCCGCCCGCGCGCGCGCCTGTCGCCGCCGAGGGCGAGGCGCCCGAAGCCGGCTTCGCGCCTGCCGAGCGCCCGCAGGCGCGCGAGCACGAGGGGGTGAATTTCCACCTCAATCCGCGCCGCCGCCGCCGTCCGCGCGCGCAGCTCGACGAAGCGGCCAGCGAAGCTCGCGAGGAAGCGGCGCAGCCGACCGAGCTCCCGCTCGAGCCGGACCGTCTCTGA
- a CDS encoding MOSC domain-containing protein, which translates to MRLAQLYRYPVKGLSPEPLRAADLQTDGYFPCDRLFALENGPSGFDPAAPEHQPKIKFLMLMKNGALAGLATRYDEESGTLAISEGGREAVRANLRTSEGRAAIEAFLSAYVDEAQIRGPVKLLEAPDGFRFTDSKSGFVSLINLASVAEIEKAQGTRVDPLRFRGNLYIEGADAWAEAAWPGRTLKIGDATLSVLKMTDRCAATGVEPGTGRRDMDVVQTLRKNFGHVDCGVYARVEKGGRVAVGDALTLL; encoded by the coding sequence ATGCGCCTCGCCCAACTCTACCGCTATCCAGTCAAGGGCCTCTCGCCGGAGCCACTGCGCGCCGCCGATCTCCAGACGGACGGTTATTTCCCCTGCGACCGGCTCTTCGCGTTGGAGAACGGGCCTTCGGGTTTTGATCCGGCCGCGCCGGAGCATCAGCCCAAGATCAAGTTTCTTATGCTCATGAAGAATGGCGCCCTCGCCGGGCTTGCCACCCGTTACGACGAAGAGAGCGGAACGCTCGCAATCTCGGAGGGCGGCCGTGAGGCGGTGCGCGCCAATCTGCGCACGTCAGAGGGGCGCGCCGCAATCGAGGCGTTTCTGAGCGCATATGTCGATGAGGCACAAATCCGCGGGCCGGTGAAGCTGCTCGAGGCGCCCGACGGTTTTCGGTTCACCGATTCCAAATCGGGCTTCGTCTCGCTTATCAATCTCGCAAGCGTTGCAGAGATCGAGAAGGCGCAAGGGACCCGCGTCGATCCGCTGCGCTTTCGCGGCAATCTCTATATCGAGGGCGCAGACGCTTGGGCGGAAGCCGCTTGGCCGGGGCGCACGCTGAAGATCGGCGACGCGACGCTTTCAGTGCTGAAGATGACCGACCGTTGCGCGGCGACGGGTGTCGAGCCCGGCACGGGGCGGCGGGACATGGATGTCGTCCAGACGCTGAGAAAGAATTTTGGCCACGTCGACTGCGGCGTCTACGCCCGCGTCGAAAAGGGCGGACGCGTGGCGGTCGGCGATGCTCTGACGCTCCTCTGA
- a CDS encoding CBS domain-containing protein, whose protein sequence is MKVKDVMHQGVEWVSPDTPVAEVAKKMREHDVGAIPVGENDRLVGMVTDRDITIRAVAEDKDISKLSVREVMTSGIIYCRDTEDVGDAIRIMETKQIRRLPVIDENKRMVGIVALGDISHGGSRDLAAEVMKAVSAHHR, encoded by the coding sequence ATGAAGGTGAAGGACGTGATGCACCAGGGCGTCGAATGGGTTTCGCCCGACACGCCGGTCGCAGAAGTGGCGAAAAAGATGCGCGAGCACGACGTCGGCGCAATCCCGGTGGGTGAAAACGATCGCCTCGTCGGCATGGTCACCGACCGCGACATCACAATCAGAGCCGTCGCCGAAGACAAGGACATTTCCAAGCTCTCCGTACGCGAGGTCATGACGAGCGGCATCATCTATTGCCGCGATACGGAGGATGTCGGCGACGCGATAAGGATCATGGAAACCAAGCAAATCCGACGCCTTCCTGTGATCGACGAAAACAAACGTATGGTCGGAATCGTCGCTTTGGGCGACATCTCCCACGGCGGCTCGCGCGATCTCGCGGCGGAAGTAATGAAAGCCGTTTCGGCGCATCATCGCTGA